A genomic region of Thermoplasmatales archaeon contains the following coding sequences:
- a CDS encoding methyltransferase domain-containing protein → MKILIELSKEYPTLPLSEAKACMGVCGIDYKEIYHNSILIAEVNKDDFDEYSNRVALTFSVNEIISEDLENFIEKLNIQGSFKIEGGNYEIRRKLGEIIKSKKNLIVDLERPDNLLKIFSGKKEYFCREIKKIDRKQFEMRKPNNRPFHPPVSMHPKIARALVNLTQVRRGQTLLDPFCGSGGLLIEACLIGVKSIGVDIKKKMVEGCRENMNYYGIENYEVFNMDMRDLDIKVDAVATDFPYGRSSHISDEMSKLYKDAIEKINDFLRKGRKVVIGLPSLEYRGICKNYFNIEEIHCFRAHRSLTRFFYVLSKS, encoded by the coding sequence GTGAAAATTTTGATTGAATTATCTAAAGAATATCCAACCTTACCCTTATCTGAGGCAAAAGCATGTATGGGTGTTTGTGGAATAGATTATAAAGAAATTTATCACAATTCAATATTGATTGCGGAAGTTAATAAAGATGACTTTGATGAATACTCAAACAGAGTTGCTTTAACCTTCAGTGTAAATGAAATAATAAGCGAGGATTTAGAAAATTTTATTGAAAAATTGAATATTCAAGGGAGTTTTAAAATTGAGGGAGGAAACTATGAGATTAGAAGAAAACTCGGAGAAATAATAAAAAGCAAAAAAAATTTAATAGTTGATTTAGAAAGGCCGGACAATTTATTAAAAATCTTTTCTGGAAAGAAAGAGTATTTCTGCAGAGAAATTAAAAAAATTGATAGAAAACAATTTGAGATGAGAAAGCCAAACAACAGACCTTTCCATCCACCTGTTTCAATGCACCCTAAAATTGCAAGGGCATTAGTAAATTTGACGCAAGTTAGGAGAGGACAAACCCTTCTAGATCCATTCTGTGGATCAGGTGGATTGCTTATTGAAGCTTGCTTGATTGGGGTGAAAAGCATCGGGGTGGACATAAAGAAGAAAATGGTGGAAGGTTGTAGGGAAAACATGAATTACTACGGGATAGAGAATTATGAAGTTTTTAATATGGACATGAGGGATCTTGATATAAAAGTGGATGCGGTTGCCACAGATTTTCCATATGGTCGCTCCTCCCATATTTCAGATGAAATGAGCAAATTATACAAAGATGCTATTGAAAAGATAAATGATTTTTTAAGAAAGGGAAGGAAAGTGGTAATTGGCTTACCATCACTTGAATATAGGGGGATATGTAAAAATTATTTTAATATAGAAGAAATACACTGTTTTAGAGCGCACAGAAGCCTTACAAGATTTTTCTATGTTTTGTCTAAGTCCTAG